In Streptomyces sp. NBC_00341, the DNA window GGTGTAGCCGTGGTAGCCGCCGCGTACCGGATCGACCCGGTTGGCCGTACCGGTCTTGCCCGCGACCCGGTAGCCGGGGATCTTGGCCTGGGTTCCGGTGCCCTCCTGGTCGCCGACCACCGACTCCAGCATCTTCGCGAGTGTCTTCGCCGTCTTCTCGCTGACCACCCGGGACTGCTCGGGGGCGTCCGCGGTGGTGAAGCGGCCGTCGGCCCCCTTGGTGCCGCGCACCAGGGTGGGTGCGATCCGGACCCCGCCGTTGGCGATCGTGGAGTAGATCGAGGCGGCCTGCATGGCGTTGAGCGAGAGCCCCTGGCCGAACGGGATCGTGTACTGCTGCGAGGTCGACCAGTCCTGCGGTTTGGCGAGGATGCCGGGGGTCTCACCCGGGTAGCCGAGTCCGGTCGGTGAGCCGATGCCGAACTTGCGCAGGTAGGAGTAGAGCGTCTTGTTGGCCTGGGCCTGCGTCTTGCCGAGCTGTCCGGCGGCCAGGATGGTGCCGATGTTGCTGGACTTGGCGAGTACGCCGTTGAGCGTCAGGGACCAGGTGGGGTGGTCGATGTCGTCCTTGAAGAGCCGGTCGCCGCGGTGCAGCCGGTTGGGGACGGTGACGTGGGTGCCGGGGGTGGCGGCCCCCTCCTCCAGCACTGCGGCCATGGACATGACCTTGCTGGTGGAGCCGGGCTCGTACACGTCCTGGAGCGCGGCGTTGCCCAGGGACGCGGCGTCGGCCTGCGAGAGGTCGTTGGGATCGAATCCGGGGGCGTTGGCCATGGCGAGCACCTCGCCGGTCCGGGTGTTCTGGACGACGACGTAGCCTCGGTCGGCCTTGGACTTCTCCACCTGTTCGGAGATGGCCTTCTGGGCCGCCCACTGGATGTCGCGGTCAATGGTGAGCTCGATGTCGGAGCCCGCGACGGCCGGGACCTCCTTGGTGCCCGCGGTGGGCACCCGGCGGCCTCCGGACTGGGCGTACTTGATCGTGCCGTCCTCGCCCGCCAGCTCCTTGTCCAGCTGCGATTCGAGGCCGCCCGCGCCCTTGCCCTCCGCGTTGACGTAGCCCAGTATCCCGGCGGCGAGCCCGCCGTTGGGGTAGACCCGCTTGGTGGTCGCCTCCTGGAAGACACCGGCGAGCACGTTGGCGCCGGGGCCGCCGGCCGCCTTGTCCTTGGCCGCCTTCTCCGCGAAGACCGACTTGAGGTCCTTGATCTGCTTCCAGACCTGCGGGGTCTGCCGGCGGGCG includes these proteins:
- a CDS encoding penicillin-binding protein 2, which produces MPSKEPPRRRVPGPARPRGAAPRSGRPRPDARRRSAPAARRPAPRARSGRPLRLGSPRPRLRLVSLALTLVMIAFVVRLLQVQAVDANAYAAKADKNRYLSYTVAAERGEITDRSGIALATSVDAYDITADPKMFTPADSKAPDAPQQAAALLAPILGADAAELTKKLAKPKSRYAVLARRQTPQVWKQIKDLKSVFAEKAAKDKAAGGPGANVLAGVFQEATTKRVYPNGGLAAGILGYVNAEGKGAGGLESQLDKELAGEDGTIKYAQSGGRRVPTAGTKEVPAVAGSDIELTIDRDIQWAAQKAISEQVEKSKADRGYVVVQNTRTGEVLAMANAPGFDPNDLSQADAASLGNAALQDVYEPGSTSKVMSMAAVLEEGAATPGTHVTVPNRLHRGDRLFKDDIDHPTWSLTLNGVLAKSSNIGTILAAGQLGKTQAQANKTLYSYLRKFGIGSPTGLGYPGETPGILAKPQDWSTSQQYTIPFGQGLSLNAMQAASIYSTIANGGVRIAPTLVRGTKGADGRFTTADAPEQSRVVSEKTAKTLAKMLESVVGDQEGTGTQAKIPGYRVAGKTGTANRVDPVRGGYHGYTASFAGFAPADNPQITVYCAIQNPTKGGYFGGQICGPIYKQVMEFALKTLQTAPSGSEPARLPVSFKPGE